Proteins encoded within one genomic window of Borrelia coriaceae:
- a CDS encoding type ISP restriction/modification enzyme, with protein sequence MNNKESLFEEYIASLEKTSIVDKTEHTDRSYLQYLLKNFINNPSITIQHEPRRSKEGFGSPDYIVKTNESIIGYIEVKKIEKNLDDTLKSPQIEKYKELSSNIILTNYIEFVLIRNKEVIEREILITKEELEKPYLKLDSTKVNKVINTLNRFFESIPQRIKNIEDLASFLSYRTKALKELIEKNLELSMSFNKINTLVATYNVLKENIYSSNFTINEFSDSISQTITYGLFIARLNNKNSEKIDFYNIKKFIPSNFSLIRDILKLIDDIETNNEYNSLKWILEEIINVVNNIDSELIFEEFSFTSSCLNSKDPYLYFYEDFLSKYDDDLRKAKGVYYTSYSVVSFITRSLHETLKTKFNFERGLANRDKVTVLDFATGTGTFLLEVIKEILKEIKKESGKQEYYINTHILKNIYGFEYLMTPYAVTHLKLSQYLKEVFNVDFNNKDNKLQVFLTNTLDITTIPDQKSFTGLFPAISEENELTNEVKRKPILVILGNPPYSSESKNNNEYILNLVKEYKQIKNMPLNEKNHKPLNDDYVKFIRFAEHKFEKPEEGLIGIITNNGYLDNITFRGMRYHLLSTFDEIYILNLHGNLRKKEKTDDNKIDENIFDIQTGVAIAIFAKYKDELKKNQLAHIYYKSIRGKREEKYNFLDRNNIFSIDFEKLEYCPPNYFFIKKDSSNADIYSKGISLIDIFIEKNSGIKTKKDRIAIDYTEKELLKKLNNFAYLSEQDARIKYDIKKDSMFWKLTEVQEFLKTTNINPSYIKEISYRPFDSRFTYYSKNPGVVIEPRYKLMRHLLEIENNIGLITTRLLSSNNFCHALITFKISDMCIVSNRTKESSYVFPLYVKEDQGVFKDIVKENFKTTFRAFINTKYGKKFTPEEILSYIYAVLYSSTYRTRFVEFLKIDFPQIIFVDNIEIFLKLSDLGKRLIDAHLLKYTSKLNSNIGVHIIDLNQNPNKVIANILYKEEVNELYYNDTSKLINIPIEVYEYTIGSYQVLKSYLKYRKGRILGINEIEHLEKVAKVIHFTINIQREIDSIVLSLKEFN encoded by the coding sequence ATGAATAATAAAGAATCTTTGTTTGAAGAATATATAGCCAGTCTAGAGAAAACCTCAATAGTTGATAAAACAGAACATACTGATAGGAGTTATTTGCAATATTTACTTAAGAATTTTATTAATAATCCGAGTATTACTATTCAACATGAACCAAGGCGTAGCAAAGAAGGTTTTGGCTCTCCTGACTATATAGTTAAAACGAATGAAAGCATAATAGGGTATATTGAAGTTAAAAAAATTGAAAAAAATTTAGATGATACACTAAAAAGTCCTCAAATTGAGAAATATAAAGAGTTGTCTTCTAATATAATACTTACAAACTATATTGAGTTTGTTTTAATACGAAATAAAGAGGTTATAGAAAGAGAAATTTTAATAACTAAAGAAGAACTGGAAAAACCATATCTTAAGCTTGACAGTACCAAAGTAAATAAAGTTATAAATACTTTAAATAGATTTTTTGAATCTATACCTCAGAGAATTAAAAACATAGAAGATCTTGCCAGTTTTCTTTCATATAGGACAAAGGCTTTAAAAGAATTAATAGAAAAAAATTTAGAGTTAAGTATGTCTTTTAACAAGATAAATACCTTAGTTGCAACTTATAATGTACTTAAAGAAAATATTTATAGTAGTAATTTTACTATAAATGAGTTTTCAGATTCAATTTCTCAAACTATTACCTATGGACTATTCATTGCCAGACTTAATAATAAAAATAGTGAAAAAATAGATTTTTATAATATTAAGAAGTTTATACCAAGTAATTTTTCCCTTATAAGAGATATATTAAAATTAATTGATGATATTGAGACAAATAATGAATACAATAGTTTAAAATGGATTTTAGAAGAAATTATTAATGTAGTAAATAATATTGACTCAGAACTTATCTTTGAAGAATTTTCATTTACTAGTTCTTGTTTAAATTCAAAAGATCCATACCTTTATTTTTATGAAGATTTTCTTTCTAAATACGATGATGATTTAAGGAAAGCTAAGGGAGTTTACTACACTTCTTATTCAGTTGTAAGTTTTATTACACGAAGTTTACATGAAACTCTAAAAACTAAATTTAATTTCGAAAGAGGTCTTGCAAATAGAGATAAAGTTACTGTACTAGATTTTGCAACAGGAACTGGTACATTTTTACTTGAAGTTATAAAAGAAATATTAAAAGAAATTAAAAAAGAATCTGGTAAACAAGAATATTATATTAATACTCATATTCTAAAGAATATTTATGGATTTGAATACTTAATGACTCCATATGCAGTGACTCATCTTAAACTAAGTCAGTATTTGAAAGAAGTTTTTAACGTTGATTTTAATAATAAAGACAATAAACTACAAGTATTTCTAACTAATACTCTTGATATAACAACCATTCCAGATCAAAAGAGTTTTACAGGATTATTTCCTGCAATTAGTGAAGAAAATGAACTTACAAATGAAGTTAAACGTAAGCCAATACTTGTAATACTTGGAAATCCTCCTTATAGTTCAGAATCAAAAAATAATAATGAATATATATTGAATCTAGTTAAGGAATATAAACAAATAAAAAATATGCCTTTAAATGAAAAAAACCATAAACCACTTAACGATGATTATGTTAAATTTATTAGGTTTGCAGAACATAAATTTGAAAAACCAGAAGAAGGATTAATTGGAATTATTACTAACAATGGATATTTAGATAACATAACATTCAGAGGTATGAGATATCATCTCTTAAGTACATTTGATGAAATTTATATACTAAATTTACATGGTAATTTACGTAAAAAAGAAAAAACCGATGATAATAAAATAGATGAAAATATATTTGATATTCAAACCGGAGTTGCAATTGCCATATTTGCTAAATATAAGGATGAGTTAAAAAAGAATCAATTGGCTCATATATATTATAAAAGTATAAGAGGTAAAAGAGAAGAAAAGTATAATTTCTTAGATAGAAACAATATTTTTAGTATTGATTTTGAAAAATTAGAATACTGTCCACCTAATTATTTTTTTATTAAAAAAGACTCTTCAAATGCAGATATTTATAGTAAAGGAATTTCTTTAATAGATATTTTTATAGAAAAAAATTCTGGAATAAAAACTAAAAAAGACAGAATAGCTATTGACTACACAGAAAAAGAACTACTTAAGAAGCTTAATAATTTTGCATATTTATCAGAACAAGATGCTCGTATTAAATACGATATAAAAAAAGATTCTATGTTTTGGAAGTTAACAGAAGTTCAGGAGTTTTTAAAAACTACTAATATCAACCCAAGTTATATTAAAGAAATATCATACAGACCATTTGACAGTAGATTTACTTATTATTCTAAAAACCCAGGGGTTGTAATAGAGCCTAGATACAAACTAATGAGGCATCTTTTAGAAATTGAGAATAATATAGGACTTATTACAACAAGACTTTTATCATCAAATAATTTTTGTCATGCTTTAATTACTTTTAAAATTTCAGATATGTGTATAGTTTCAAATCGAACTAAAGAATCTAGCTATGTTTTTCCTCTTTATGTAAAAGAAGATCAAGGAGTATTTAAAGATATAGTAAAAGAAAATTTCAAGACTACTTTTAGAGCATTTATTAATACTAAATACGGTAAAAAATTTACTCCTGAAGAAATACTTAGCTACATTTATGCAGTGTTGTACTCAAGTACTTATAGAACTCGATTTGTTGAATTTCTTAAAATAGATTTTCCTCAAATCATCTTTGTAGATAATATAGAAATTTTTTTAAAACTTAGTGATCTAGGTAAGCGTCTTATTGATGCTCATTTATTAAAGTATACTTCAAAACTCAATAGTAATATTGGAGTTCATATTATAGATTTGAATCAAAATCCAAACAAAGTGATAGCAAACATTCTTTATAAAGAAGAAGTAAATGAACTTTATTATAATGACACTTCTAAATTGATTAATATTCCTATTGAAGTCTATGAATACACTATTGGAAGTTATCAAGTTCTTAAAAGTTATCTAAAATATAGAAAAGGAAGGATTTTAGGTATTAATGAAATTGAACATCTTGAGAAAGTTGC